The stretch of DNA CCGCACGAATATCGACAGCGGATGCGTGTTCGGCGGTCCGCTTTCCTGCGCCGTGTTTGAAGATTCGCTGGCCGGCGGACCGGTCGAGTTTATCCAAGTGCAGGGCTAGGGGCAGTCAGATGCCAGTTTTTTTGAGCGAACGCCTTGCATTTTCGGCGGATCGACGGTAAGGGCAGCCGCATTCCACACGTAAGGCATGGGATCGTCCGGGAGAAATCCGGATTTTTCCGCCGGTGGCATCTTCGAAGAGGATGCTGTTCGCCTTGCGGAGGTTCAACCGGAAAAGGAGTCAAAGGCATGGCATTGCCTGATTTTTCTATGCGCCAGCTTCTGGAAGCTGGTGTTCACTTCGGCCACCAGACCCATCGCTGGAACCCGAAGATGAAGCCGTACATTTTCGGCGATCGTAACAACATCCACATCATCGATCTGGCTCAGACCGTTCCGATGCTTTCGCGCGCACTGCAGGTTGTCAGCGACACCGTTGCCCGTGGCGGCCGCGTTCTCTTCGTCGGTACCAAGCGCCAGGCTTCCGAGCTCATCGCTGACTCGGCCAAGCGTTCGGCCCAGTACTACGTCAACTCGCGCTGGCTCGGCGGCATGATGACGAACTGGAAGACGATCTCCAACTCGATCCAGCGTCTGCGCAAGCTCGACGAAATCCTTTCCAACGAAGCCCAGGGCTTCACCAAGAAGGAACGTCTGAACCTCGAGCGCGAGCGTGAAAAGCTCGACAAGGCTCTTGGTGGTATCAAGGACATGGGCGGTACCCCGGACCTGATGTTCATCATCGATACCAACAAGGAAAAAATCGCGATCGACGAAGCCAAGCGCCTCGGCATCCCGGTTGTCGCAATCATCGACTCGAACTGCGATCCGGACCTGATCGACTATCCGATCCCGGGCAACGACGACGCTTCGCGCGCTATCGCTCTCTACTGCGACCTGATCTCCCGCGCCGCTATCGACGGTATCGCCCGTCAGCAGAGCGCATCGGGCCGCGACCTTGGCGCTTCCGTTGAAGCTCCGATCGAGCCGACGCTCGACGAGGCTCAAGCCTGATAAACAGGCGGACGGGCCTAAAGGTCCGTCCAGCTTGACTGGATTGGGAAAGGCCGCGCGAGACTTTGCGAAGCTCCGGCGGCCTTGACCTTTTTAGGGCGGTAGGTTCAGGCCGGTCCGCCCAACGAGTTCTGATATGGCGCGTCTTCATCACGCTGTCATACATAAAGGTACATTTCGTGCCTCAATCCGGTGGCGCAGAGCATTTTGCGGACCACCGTAAACCGACAAGAGGAAGCTTATGACCGAGATTACGGCTGCAATGGTGAAGGAACTGCGCGAAAAGACCGGCGCAGGCATGATGGACTGCAAGAAG from Rhizobium sp. 007 encodes:
- the rpsB gene encoding 30S ribosomal protein S2, which gives rise to MALPDFSMRQLLEAGVHFGHQTHRWNPKMKPYIFGDRNNIHIIDLAQTVPMLSRALQVVSDTVARGGRVLFVGTKRQASELIADSAKRSAQYYVNSRWLGGMMTNWKTISNSIQRLRKLDEILSNEAQGFTKKERLNLEREREKLDKALGGIKDMGGTPDLMFIIDTNKEKIAIDEAKRLGIPVVAIIDSNCDPDLIDYPIPGNDDASRAIALYCDLISRAAIDGIARQQSASGRDLGASVEAPIEPTLDEAQA